Proteins from one Oryza sativa Japonica Group chromosome 12, ASM3414082v1 genomic window:
- the LOC4351474 gene encoding uncharacterized protein, which yields MESGESKPKPPKPSSTSPLRAMSSAAGDHLILGPPVAGLPVGNASSSAEAGSTSTAGHVAGAEVVEHLQSGAFGNPCLSFFALVDRDTPPQHLRDLLAAAWEHDALTALKLVFNLRGVRDNGKGDREGFYTAALWMHQYHPRTLAGNLSAFAEFGYIKDFPELLYRIIHGADARKVAKAKSKA from the coding sequence ATGGAGAGTGGAGAGAGCAAGCCGAAACCCCCAaaaccctcctccacctcgccgctgcgcgctatgtcctccgccgccggggacCACCTAATCCTTGGCCCTCCCGTCGCGGGCCTCCCCGTCGGGAATGCGTCGTCGTCAGCCGAAGCgggctccacctccaccgcggGACATGTCGCAGGCGCGGAGGTCGTCGAGCACTTGCAAAGTGGCGCCTTTGGCAACCCCTGCCTTAGTTTCTTCGCCCTCGTCGACAGGGACACGCCGCCCCAGCACCTCcgcgacctcctcgccgccgcctgggaGCACGATGCCCTCACCGCGCTCAAGCTCGTCTTCAACCTCCGCGGCGTGCGCGACAACGGCAAGGGCGACAGGGAGGGATTCTACACCGCCGCGCTCTGGATGCACCAATACCACCCACGCACGCTCGCCGGCAACCTCTCCGCGTTCGCCGAGTTCGGCTACATCAAGGACTTCCCCGAGCTTCTCTACCGCATCATCCACGGCGCTGATGCACGCAAGGTCGCTAAGGCCAAGTCCAAGGCCTGA
- the LOC107275247 gene encoding uncharacterized protein, producing MKEKHYIFLVRRRLRREVLVPLRKDLELPEIYMSKNQWSDLPYERVASEAMRIYEHLFKKHDEGRFTAFLKDHKDSREAAKHKAKKAAPQPPLLQDIITSLGLASHASNIKRREDAAQQWRTLVDHLRGKGSLCNCMAVCDVNKGGLVKSEGQKLLKICVGLGFLISELSSPPWTNSVHAFASNYFPLVLPVGSYREKLNFIRQMPCEERFNLKKVFEGIITRAVTSGVTPDNMVKTIFIFTDKFFEKASVRPVELIEHEDFNPLSSRPWHEEYRRVCEEFKRVGFQDVVPQIVLWNLKGPRSAGLTATKDGVMTLSGYSDELMRLFLENNGVVEPEDEMLDAIAGDEYQKLQVID from the coding sequence ATGAAAGAGAAGCATTACATCTTCCTtgtgcgccgccgtctccgccgcgagGTTCTCGTGCCGCTGCGTAAGGACCTGGAGCTGCCCGAGAtttatatgtccaaaaaccaatGGTCTGATCTGCCTTACGAGCGCGTGGCCTCAGAGGCCATGAGGATTTACGAGCACTTGTTCAAGAAGCACGATGAAGGGCGCTTCACGGCGTTTCTCAAAGACCACAAAGATAGCCGCGAGGCCGCCAAGCACAAGGCAAAGAAGGCGGCGCCCCAGCCACCCCTTCTGCAAGACATCATTACCTCGCTTGGCCTGGCATCGCATGCCAGCAACATCAAACGAAGGGAGGATGCTGCTCAGCAGTGGCGCACTTTGGTCGATCATCTCCGTGGGAAGGGATCTCTGTGCAATTGTATGGCGGTCTGCGACGTCAACAAGGGGGGGCTGGTCAAAAGTGAAGGCCAGAAGTTGTTGAAGATCTGTGTGGGGCTTGGATTCTTAATCTCTGAACTCAGTTCGCCTCCATGGACGAACTCGGTGCATGCCTTCGCTTCAAACTATTTCCCTCTTGTGCTTCCTGTTGGCAGCTATCGGGAAAAGTTGAATTTTATTCGCCAGATGCCTTGCGAAGAGAGGTTTAACCTAAAGAAGGTGTTTGAGGGGATAATTACAAGGGCAGTAACGAGTGGTGTTACCCCGGACAATATGGTGAAGACCATATTCATATTCACAGACAAGTTTTTTGAGAAGGCATCAGTGCGTCCGGTTGAGCTGATTGAACATGAAGATTTTAATCCATTGTCGTCGCGTCCGTGGCATGAAGAATATCGGAGGGTGTGCGAAGAATTCAAGAGGGTAGGCTTTCAGGACGTGGTACCTCAGATCGTACTGTGGAACCTTAAGGGGCCACGCTCTGCAGGCTTAACCGCAACTAAGGATGGAGTCATGACACTTAGTGGATACTCGGATGAGTTGATGAGATTGTTTCTTGAGAACAATGGGGTGGTGGAGCCGGAAGATGAGATGCTTGATGCAATTGCTGGGGACGAGTACCAGAAACTTCAAGTGATTGATTAG